The Oncorhynchus nerka isolate Pitt River unplaced genomic scaffold, Oner_Uvic_2.0 unplaced_scaffold_3064, whole genome shotgun sequence genomic interval gagagagagagagagagagagacaggattataggttggagagaaagagagagagacaggagtatagggtggagagagagagagacaggattatagggtggagaaagagagagagagacaggattatagggtggagaaagagagagagacaggagtatagggtggagagagagagagagagagacaggattataggttggagagagagagagagagacaggattatagggtggagaaagagagagagacaggagtatagggtggagagagagaaagagagagacaggattataggttggagaaagagagagagagacaggattataggttggagagagagagagaccggattatagggtggagaaagagagagagacaggagtatagggtggagagagagaaagagagagacaggagtataggttggagagagagagagagagagagagagagagaggattataggttggagagagagagagagagagacaggattataggttggagagagagagagagacaggagtataggttggagaaagagagagagacaggagtataggttggagaaagagagagagacgggattatagggtggagagagagagagagacaggagtataggttggagaaagagagagagacaggattatagggtggagagagagagagagagacaggattatagggtggagagagagagagagagacaggattatagggtggagaaagagagagagagacaggattatagggtggagaaagaagagagagagagagagagagagagacaggattataggttgtagagaaagagagagagacaggagtatagggtgagagagagagagacaggattataggttggagagaaagagagagagacaggagtatagggtggagagagagagagacaggattatagggtggagaaagagagagagagacaggattatagggtggagaaagagagagagagaggagtatagggtggagagagagagagacaggattatagggtggagagagagagagagacaggattataggttggagagagagagagagagacaggattatagggtggagaaagagagagagacaggagtatagggtggagagagagaaagagagagacaggattataggttggagaaagagagagagagacaggattatagggtagagaaagagagagagagacaggattatagggtggagaaagagatagagacaggagtatagggtggagagagtgaaagagagagacaggagtatagggtggagagagagagagagagagagacaggattataggttggagagagagagagagagagagacaggattatagggtgagagagagagagagagagagagagacaggattatagggtggagagagagagagagagagagacaggattatagggtggagaaagagagagagacaggattataggttggagagagagagagagacaggattatagggtggagaaagagagagagagagagagacaggagtatagggtggagagagagagagacaggattatagggtggagaaagagagagagacaggagtatagggtggagagagatagagagagagagagagagagacaggattataggttggagagagagagagagacaggattatagggtggagaaagagagagagagacaggattatagggtggagaaagagagagacaggagtatagggtggagaaagagagagacaggagtatagggtggagaaagagagagagagacaggattatagggttggagagagagagagagacaggattataggttggagagagagagagagacaggagtatagggtggagaaagagagagacaggagtatagggtggagaaagagagagagacaggagtatagggtggagagagagagagagagagagagagagagagagagggagaggtagtggtTAGAAGgtatccagacagagagaggtagtggttagaaggtatccagacagagagagagagagagagagagagagagagaggtagtggttagaaggtatccagacagagagaggtagtggttagaaggtatccagacagagagagatagtggttAGAAGgtatccagacagagagagagagagagagagagagagagaggtagtggttagaaggtatccagacagagagaggtagtggttagaaggtatccagacagagagagagaggtagtggttagaaggtatccagacagagagagagaggtagtggttagaaggtatccagacagagagagagaggtagtggttagaaggtatccagacagagagaggtagtggttagaaggtatccagacagacagagagaggtagtggttagaaggtatccagacagagagaggtagtggttagaaggtatccagacagagagaggtagtggttagAAGGTATCCAGACAGACGTACCTGCACGTTAGTGAAGTCAACTCTGTTGAGGTCACTCAGCATCTGATTGATCTGGGCGGTGTTCTGGAGGACGGCCCTGGCTGCCTGGGCCAGGTGGTTTAGACTGGTGTAGCGACGCAGCGTCTGGGCAAACGCCCCCGCACACATCacctggaggggaggagagggagacgggagagaggaggggaggagaggaagagggggagacgggagggaaggagggggagaggagaggaggaggagtgggagagcggaggggaggaggaggagaggagaggaagagggggagacgggagggaaggaggaggagaggagaggaggaggggagaggagaggaagagggggagacgggagggaaggagggggagaggagaggaggagggggagaggagaggaagagggggagacgggagggaaggagggggagaggagaggaggagggggagacgggagaggaggaggagtgggagacgggagagaggaggggaggagggggagaggagaggaagagggggagacgggagggaaggagggggagaggagaggaggaggagtgggagacgggagagaggaggagaggaagagggggagacgggagggaagggagggggagaggagaggaggagggggagatgggagaggagcaggagtgggagaagggagagaggagggggagaggagaggaagagggggagacggaggaaggagggggagaggagagggggagacgggagaggaggaggaggggagacgggagaggaggagagggagacggggaggtagggggaggagggggagaggagaggaagagggggagacgggagggaaggagggggagaggagaggaggaggagtggggagacgggagagaggaggagaggaagagggggagacgggagggaaggaggggagaggagaggaggagggggagacgggagagaggagggggagaggagaggaagaggaggagacgggagggaaggagggggagaggagaggaggaggagtgggagacggagagaggaggggaggagggggagaggagaggaatatgggagggaggagggggaaggagggggagacgggagagaggggggaggagtgggagacggagagaggaggggaggagggggagacgggagaggaggaggggaggagggggagacgggagaggaggagggagagacgggagaggagaggaggggaggagaggaagagggggagacgggagggaaggaggggagaggagaggaggaggagtgggagacgggagagaggaggggaggagggggagaggagaggaagagggggagacgggagggaaggagggggaggagaggaggagggggagacgggagaggaggaggagtgggagacggagagaggaggggaggagggggagaggggagacgggggagggaaggagggggagaggagaggaggaggagggggagacgggagagaggaggagaggaagagggggagacgggagggaaggagggggagaggagaggaggagggggagatgggagaggaggaggagtgggagacgggagagaggaggggaggagggggagaggagaggaagagggggagacgggagggaaggagggggagaggagagggaggagggggagacggggagaggaggagggggaggaggggagaggggagacgggagggaaggagggggagaggagaggaggaggagtgggagacgggagagaggaggagaggaagagggggagacgggagggaaggagggggagaggagaggaggaggggggagacgggagaggaggaggagtgggagacgggagagaggaggggaggaggggagagggagacgggagggaaggagggggagaggagaggaggaggagtgggagacggaggagaggaagagggggagacgggagggaaggagggggagaggagaggaggagggggagatgggagaggaggaggagtgggagacgggagagaggaggggaggagggggagaggagaggaggaggagtgggagacgggagagaggagggaggagggggagaggagaggaagagggggagacgggagggaaggagggggagaggagaggaggagtgggagacgggagagaggaggggaggagggggagacaggagaggaggaggggaggagggagagacgggagaggaggaggggaggagggagagacgggaggagggggagacgggagagaggagggtaggagggagaggtAATGCAGTTTTGTGGAAGAGTGTTtgtattgtgtgcgtgtgtgtgtgtgtgcgtgcgtgatcACACCTTCATGCGAACCATCTCCTCTGGTATGTTCATCATGGCGCTTGTCAGCCAGCTCTCTAGACTCTTGGCAAAGTTACGGATGGCTTGAGTTAAGgcacctgacagagagagagatggagagggagggagatgagcgAGAAACGTAGCTAGTCATATGTTTTAGAAGACATTACATGTACTGTCATTTAGTGTTATGTGGCTGTAATGTCATGTTATGTGGCTGTAATGTCATGTTATGTGGCTGTAATGTCATGTTATGTGGCTGTAATGTCATGTTATGtagttatgtcatgttatgtggctgtaatgtcatgttatgtagccgtaatgtcatgttatgtagctgtaatggcatgttgtgtagatctaatggcatgttgtgtagatctaatgtcatgttatgtagctgtaatggcatgttgtgtagatctaatgtcatgttgtgtagctctaatgtcatgttgtgtagctctaatgtcatgttgtgtagctctaacgtcatgttgtgtagctctaacgtcatgttgtgtagatctaatgtcatgttgtgtagctctaatgtcatgttgtgtagctctaacgtcatgttgtgtagctctaatgtcatgttgtgtagctctaatgtcatgttgtgtagctctaattgtgtagctctaatgtcatgttgtgtagctctaacgtcatgttgtgtagctctaacgtcatgttgtgtagatctaatgtcatgttgtgtagctctaacgtcatgttgtgtagctctaatgtcatgttgtgtagctctaatgtcatgttgtgtagatctaatgtcatgttgtgtagctctaatgtcatgttgtgtagctctaatgtcatgttgtgtagatctaatgtcatgttgtgtagctctaatgtcatgtagacctaatgtcatgttgtgtagctctaatgtcatgcagacctaacgtcatgttgtgtagacctaacgtcatgttgtgtagctctaatgtcatgttgtgtagctctaatgtcatgtaGACCTAACGTTATGTTGTGTAGACctaacgtcatgttgtgtagctctaatgtcatgttgtgtagctctaatgtcatgtaGACCTAACTttatgttgtgtagctctaatgtcatgtagacctaatgtcatgttgtgtagctctaatggCATGTAGACCCAACGTCATGTTGTGTAGATCTAATGgcatgttgtgtagctctaatgtcatgttgtgtagctctaatgtcatgtaGACCTAACGTTATGTTGTGTAGACCTAAcatcatgttgtgtagctctaatgtcatgttgtgtagctctaatgtcatgtaGACCTAACGttatgttgtgtagctctaatgtcatgttgtgtagtcctaacgtcatgttgtgtagctctaatgtcatgttgtgtagctctaatgtcatgttgtgtagacctaacgtcatgttgtgtagctctaatggCATGTAGACctaacgtcatgttgtgtagctctaatgtcatgttgtgtagtcctaacgtcatgttgtgtagctctaatgtcatgttgtgtagacctaacgtcatgttgtgtagctctaatgtcatgttgtgtagctctaatgtcatgtagacctaacgtcatgttgtgtagctctaatgtcatgttgtgtagacctaacgtcatgttgtgtagctctaatgtcatgttgtgtagctctaatggCATGTAGACctaacgtcatgttgtgtagatctaatgtcatgttgtgtagctctaatgtcatgtaGACCTAACGTCATGTTatgtagctctaatgtcatgttgtgtagctctaatgtcatgttgtgtagctctaatgtcatgttgtgtagacctaatgtcatgttgtgtagctctaatgtcatgttgtgtagctctaatgtcatgttgtgtagctctaattgtgtagctctaatgtcatgttgtgtagctctaatgtcatgtagacctaacgtcatgttgtgtagctctaatgtcatgttgtgtagctctaatgtcatgtagacctaacgtcatgttgtgtagctctaatgtcatgttgtgtagacctaacgtcatgttgtgtagctctaatgtcatgttgtgtagacctaacgtcatgttgtgtagctctaatgtcatgttgtgtagacctaatgtcatgttgtgtagctctaatgtcatgttgtgtagctctaatgtcatgttgtgtagctctaatgtcatgtaGACCTAAcgttgtgtagctctaatgtcatgttgtgtagacctaacgtcatgttgtgtagatctaatgtcatgttgtgtagctctaatggCATGTAGACctaacgtcatgttgtgtagatctaatgtcatgttgtgtagctctaatgtcatgttgtgtagatctaatgtcatgttgtgtagctctaatgtcatgttgtgtagctctaatgtcatgttgtgtagctgtaatggcatgttgtgtagctctaatgtcatgttgtgtagctctaatgtcatgttgtgtagctctaatgtcatgttgtgtagctctaatgtcataACTCACTGGGGATGGGTCGTAATACGTCGGGGATGAGGATCTCCACCAGGGTCTGGTACAGTGTGTTGTCACAGTCTCTGGTCCAGTGAACAACTGGCTGGTACTTACACAGCACCACCAGGTACCACTTAGGTAGACGCTCCTCTGACTCACcatgactggacacacacacacacacacacacacgttgttagattgtgtgtgttgtaatgtgtGACATGTAGAACGTGTGTGTTTCACTCACACGCTGAGTGTGTCTGCGTCGATGCTCTCGCTGAACCTCCAGAAGGTTTTCCACAGAGTCTCCACCAGAGTGAACTGCAGGTTCACCATCACATCCAGAATGGCCTGCACAGACATGACATAGCACTACTTAAGAATGATAAAACACTACATTTGTctgacattacactacattagactgacATAGCTCACCTGTAGACTGACAAAGCACTGCATTAGACAGAGATAGCACTACATTAGACAGAGATAGCACTACATTAGACAGAGATAGCACTACATTAGACAGAGATAGCACTACATTAGACAGAGATAGCACTACATTAGACAGAGATAGCACTACATTAGACAGAGATAGCACTACATTAGACAGAGATAGCACTACATTAGGCTGACAAAGCACTGCATTAGACAGAGATAGCAATACATTAGACTGACAAAGCACTGCATTAGACAGAGATAGCAATACATTAGACTGACAAAGCACTGCATTAGACAGAGATAGCAATACATTAGACTGACAAAGCACTGCATTAGACAGAGATAGCAATACATTAGACTGACAAAGCACTGCATTAGACAGAGATAGCACTACATTAGACTGACAAAGCACTGCATTAGACAGATATAGCAATACATTAGACTGACAAAGCACTGCATTAGACAGAGATAGCAATACATTAGACTGACAAAGCACTGCATTAGACAGAGATAGCAATACATTAGACTGACAAAGCACTGCATTAGACAGAGATAGCAATACATTAGACTGACAAAGCACTGCATTAGACAGAGATAGCAATACATTAGACTGACAAAGCACTGCATTAGACAGAGATAGCAATACATTAGACTGACAAAGCACTGCATTAGACAGAGATAGCAATACATTAGACTGACAAAAAGCACTGCATTAGACAGAGATAGCAATACATTAGACTGACAAAGCACTACATTAGACAGAGATAGCAATACATTAGACTGACAAAGCACTACATTAGACAGACATAAACACTACACAAGATTGTCATACATTTTCATTACACTACAATAGACTAACACACcatttcccaaccctggtcctggaactAAAACACCTGATTCTACATCTCAACTCATCATCGTTATCGTTAGTGGAATCAAGACAGACATAATAGGCACAACACTTCATAAGACTGCCATAAGACTGCCACAAGCCAGCAGTGCGTAGTAGACTGTTTACCTCACAGTGTTCCCTGTAGAGCTGTTGGAAGGCTGCGATGTGTTCTGGAACGATCCCATCAGGAAGAGGTCTGTCCTGCAGATCCAACTCTGGGAAGTCAGGCAGCGCCCGCGACGCGTCTGGACAACAACAACGGTTACATTGCTGTGTTATTATGTGTGGAattacatgttgatgatttacaATGTGTTGATCTGTGTGCTTCACATTGGTTTAGTATGTTTCCTAGCTATGTTTATGCCATTATTTACATATGGAGACATTCTTGttactacgtgtgtgtgtgtgtgtgtgtgtgtgatgcacaTTTCGGTAAATTCTTCTGCCGACTAACCGACCCTCGTTAACCGGTCGACAAACGGTTGAACAGTAAAATGACCATCAGAAGATACGATAGATACAAAGACCTGACATGTTAATGGAAACACGCAACACTAGCAGGCCTGTCATCGTCCAGTCAAAAGGCTCTCGCCTCTAATTGGACAACTCCTGTAATAAAGCAGATCATAAAACATCATTTGTAAAACACTATTAgcag includes:
- the LOC135566867 gene encoding MHC class II regulatory factor RFX1-like, coding for MSDQHIVNHQHVIPHIITQQCNRCCCPDASRALPDFPELDLQDRPLPDGIVPEHIAAFQQLYREHCEAILDVMVNLQFTLVETLWKTFWRFSESIDADTLSVHGESEERLPKWYLVVLCKYQPVVHWTRDCDNTLYQTLVEILIPDVLRPIPSALTQAIRNFAKSLESWLTSAMMNIPEEMVRMKVMCAGAFAQTLRRYTSLNHLAQAARAVLQNTAQINQMLSDLNRVDFTNVQEQASWVCGCEDAVIQRLEQDFKQTLQQHNSLEQWAAWLDGVVSQVLKPYPHSPAAFPQAAKLFLLRWSFYSSMVIRDLTLRSAASFGSFHLIRLLYDEYMYYLIEHRVAQAKGETPIAVMGEFASVGRSLNCQDPDKDEEEDEEESDEEGVEMTVPSNSAGLGEGEESLEPPVKLARTDPRGLFNTTHTE